The proteins below are encoded in one region of Bombus terrestris chromosome 7, iyBomTerr1.2, whole genome shotgun sequence:
- the LOC100651283 gene encoding disco-interacting protein 2 homolog A isoform X1 yields the protein MRPLSFENLRRLVGRKKDRNEPSFKRSESFKRISIRKSYLDRGKRRNKLQKNLEPTVAPTAIESNLKPIEKQTIIKEQKPKKLQDDTLTRESISYDEWLQGVSSSSREKLDEVHREQQQNKQNKQQHAPARNNVSKIQKQNEADHVAEDLKVLELDASPVLPSKPFRVCNEPIQEKNSHQDILQVQEPSIEGPPSVSINLGRIWRDAVPMPFPSSSGSSIHHSLDSALKERKPQPTVARTVSAPEKSVAGKDVSSAFGFSLRIAKLADFRAGATRNGFFNRRTSKPSPSVSAEGYFKRTNSSRRSSSRRRGRRTSQRTKKSQLQVQPVRSNSPVWFVPPERRRSRRQRRVWREIRYFPETEIPVIERIDDCSSNLSDDQFDDLKLLLSGDFNDRREGGLNSLVSSSLGSFSATSSSSSACRAPKISDFNEDKLFSEELRTSGVLARRTTWRPLTSNYFASNQFLSFLSKGSSNLIGKERTRADYRCLSSTDSETEDESDRVGLERRKSSHAMHRQQYLKRQRSGLRRRPLRRKSQLRKASGQPVFLVRKCSSLRKRPRDITQKGYEKKRTRLLQQYASKQLGAGKDGGGVGVLGIAGVERTGYGSGGGGGGGGIGVGGSVGVGVGVGVGGRPQPRARRTQRRVTHNEKRYHSGGRLVPGGIASPPGSGGSTGNTGNSNSAAARRGNRRLTRNESRYHSEVRQEAVQQALAAMQGRPKPSLPMPSKRTSVMARSPDRERRDSGESSSDEDSVVTEESPGAGGPTGTGLSDTSSTGSARDTPPPPRPPARRPPCADITDIAEYTPHAYCNIQPPDVTHTSNTPAAQQSTRRPGADRVNRYHVVEDQNNTGTTGRWKVSAKIQQLLNTLKRPKRRPLPEFYEDDDIELEIAANPKDPNAPKPEGGSMTSAVGEPLSVAAGLPRSLEAAIQRYGSASYKAPVATVLDPNGKLCVTLTYGKLLSRSHKIAYTLLNKALSRGGDCCLKPGDRIALVYPNNDPISFMCAFYGCLQAGIVPVPIEVPLTRRDAGSQQIGFLLGSCGIQVALTSEACLKGLPKTAAGEVVAFKGWPKLHWFVTEHLGKTPKDWLPPPRLTDDTPAYIEYTTDKDGSVMGVTVTRSAMLAHCRALTQACGYTEGENAVCVLDFKREVGLWHSTLTSVLNGMHVIFIPYALMKVNPASWMQMITKHRASVAVVKSRDLHWGLLATKDHKDISLSSLRLLLVADGANPWSLSSCDQFLSVFQSKGLRPDAVCPCASSSEALTVSVRRPGRAGVNATGRGVLSMSGLSYGVVRVDQENSLTSLTLQDCGQVMPGSIVVVIKMEGQPFICKTDEVGEICVHSSATGNQYWGLQGLTNNTFKVCPLQADGSPLGDVEYTRSGLLGFLGPGGLVFVCGSRDGLMTVTGRKHNADDIIATVLAVEPMKFIYRGRIAVFSVRVLRDERICVVAEQRPDCSEEESFQWMSRVLQAVDSIHAVGIYCLALVPPNYLPKTPLGGIHLSETKRRFLEGTLHPANVLLCPHTCVTNLPKPREVHSAGDSVADVGPASVMVGNIVQGNRLASAQGRDMGVLDEDSDNAKKYQFISEILRWRAVSTSDHVIFTSLNAKGAVATSLSCSQLHKKAERIGNLLLDRGRINTGDHVALIFPPGTDLICAFYGCLYVGAVPVTIRPPHPQNLQTTLPTVRMIVDVSKSVLVLTNQNILKLLKTKEANNVVDIKSWPTILDMDDMPKKKLPVMYRAPTAEMLAYLDFSVSTTGMLAGIKMSHAAVTSLCRAMKLACELYPSRHIALCLDPYSGLGFALWCLSSIYSGHHSILIPPSEVEANPALWLSAVSQSRVRDTFCSYGVMELCTKGLGSSVHALKARGVSLACVRTCVVVAEERPRIALTTSFSKLFSALGLSPRAVSTSFGCRVNTAICLQGASSPEPSTVYVDLRALRNDRVSLVERGSPHSLCLMESGKLLPGVKVIIANPETKGQCGDSHLGEIWVQSAHNASGYFTIYGDESDYADHFNARLVTGNTNEVYARTGYLGFLRRTESVQQSVISDIPGDTSTEADLVPGDSELHDAVFVVGALDEAILLRGMRYHPIDIENSVMRCHKKIAECAVFTWTNLLVVVVELDGSESEALDLVALVTSAVLEEHHLVVGVVVVVDPGVVPINSRGEKQRMHLRDGFLADQLDPIYVAYNM from the exons ATGAGGCCGTTGTCCTTCGAGAACCTGAGGAGGCTCGTCGGCCGCAAGAAGGACCGTAACGAGCCGTCCTTTAAGCGCAGCGAGTCCTTCAAAAGGATATCGATAAGAAAAAGTTATTTGGATCGGGGCAAGCGACGTAACAAGCTTCAGAAAAACTTGGAGCCGACTGTCGCACCGACTGCCATCGAGTCCAACTTGAAGCCGATCGAGAAGCAGACCATAATAAAGGAGCAGAAACCGAAAAAGCTACAGGACGACACGTTGACTCGCGAATCGATCAGCTACGACGAATGGCTACAGGGTGTTAGCTCGTCTTCGCGCGAGAAACTGGACGAGGTGCACCGCGAACAGCAACAGAACAAGCAAAACAAGCAACAACACGCTCCGGCAAGAAACAACGTTTCCAAGATTCAAAAGCAAAACGAAGCCGACCACGTGGCCGAGGACCTGAAGGTTCTCGAGTTGGACGCGTCGCCCGTGTTGCCCTCGAAGCCGTTCAGAGTCTGCAACGAGCCGATCCAAGAGAAGAATAGTCATCAGGATATCCTGCAGGTTCAGGAACCGTCGATCGAAGGACCACCCAGCGTCAGCATCAATCTCGGTCGAATATGGAGGGACGCGGTGCCGATGCCCTTCCCTTCGTCCTCGGGTTCGTCGATACACCACTCGTTGGATAGCGCGCTGAAGGAGAGGAAGCCTCAACCCACCGTAGCGAGAACGGTGTCCGCTCCGGAGAAAAGCGTGGCTGGCAAAGACGTCTCGTCGGCGTTCGGATTTTCTCTGAGGATCGCCAAGTTGGCCGATTTTCGTGCAGG GGCTACGAGGAATGGTTTCTTTAACCGAAGGACGAGCAAACCGTCGCCAAGCGTGAGCGCCGAGGGTTACTTCAAACGAACGAACAGCTCGAGGCGGTCCAGTTCTCGACGACGCGGAAGGCGGACGTCTCAGAGGACGAAGAAGTCTCAGCTTCAGGTTCAGCCGGTGCGATCGAACAGCCCCGTGTGGTTTGTACCACCGGAAAGGCGGCGCTCGAGACGTCAGAGACGAGTGTGGCGCGAGATCAGATACTTCCCTGAGACCGAGATTCCCGTGATCGAAAGAATCGACGACTGTTCGTCGAATCTGTCGGACGATCAGTTCGACGATCTGAAGCTGTTGCTTTCAGGGGACTTTAACGATAGACGAGAGGGAGGCTTGAACTCGTTGGTCTCGTCCTCGTTGGGTTCCTTCTCAGCAACATCCTCCTCATCGTCGGCTTGTCGGGCACCAAAGATCAGCGATTTCAACGAAGACAAACTGTTCTCCGAGGAGCTACGAACCAGCGGCGTCCTCGCGCGAAGAACCACATGGCGACCCTTAACTTCCAACTATTTCGCCAGCAACCAGTTTCTCAGCTTCCTGTCGAAAGGTTCGAGCAACCTAATCGGCAAAGAGAGGACGAGGGCCGACTACAGATGTCTCTCGTCTACCGACAGCGAAACTGAGGACGAGTCCGATCGTGTTGGTCTTGAGCGCAGGAAAAGCTCTCACGCGATGCATAGGCAGCAATACCTGAAGAGGCAAAGATCTGGACTCAGAAGAAGGCCACTCAGGCGAAAGTCTCAGCTTCGAAAAGCTTCCGGGCAGCCAGTCTTTCTCGTGCGAAAGTGCTCGTCCTTGAGGAAAAGACCCA GGGACATTACACAAAAGGGATACGAAAAGAAACGGACGCGTCTACTGCAGCAGTATGCGTCGAAGCAGTTGG GGGCTGGAAAGGATGGAGGAGGTGTCGGCGTCCTCGGTATCGCAGGGGTCGAGAGAACGGGTTATGGAagcggcggtggtggtggtggtggtggtattGGTGTCGGTGGGagcgtcggcgtcggcgtcggcgtcggcgtcggtGGCCGACCACAGCCACGTGCACGCCGCACGCAACGCCGTGTCACGCACAACGAGAAGCGCTATCATTCAG GAGGCCGGCTAGTACCTGGCGGGATCGCCAGTCCCCCGGGATCTGGCGGCTCCACCGGAAACACCGGGAATTCGAACTCAGCGGCTGCGAGACGCGGCAATCGCAGACTCACGCGCAATGAGAGCCGCTATCATTCCG AGGTGCGCCAGGAGGCGGTGCAACAAGCTTTGGCAGCGATGCAGGGTCGTCCGAAGCCGTCGTTGCCGATGCCATCGAAAAGAACGTCCGTGATGGCTAGGAGTCCCGACCGAGAGCGTCGCGACAGCGGGGAGTCCAGTAGCGACGAGGACAGCGTCGTCACCGAGGAGAGTCCTGGTGCTGGTGGTCCAACGG GCACAGGACTGTCGGATACCAGCAGCACCGGTTCGGCGCGAGACACGCCTCCCCCTCCGAGACCACCGGCTAGGAGACCTCCTTGCGCGGATATCACAGATATCGCGGAATACACGCCTCACGCGTACTGCAACATCCAGCCGCCGGACGTGACGCACACCAGCAACACTCCGGCTGCACAGCAGTCGACCAGGCGACCTGGCGCTGATAGAGTAAATCGTTACCATGTTGTCGAGGATCAGAACAACACCGGCACTACCGGCCGCTGGAAAGTATCCGCTAAGATTCAACAGTTGTTGAATACTTTGAAACGACCGAAACGACGACCGTTGCCTGAATTCTACGAGGACGATGATATCGAGCTGGAAATCGCGGCCAATCCCAAAGATCCGAACGCTCCGAAACCGGAAGGCGGCTCTATGACCTCCGCCGTTGGCGAACCACTGTCGGTCGCCGCGGGATTGCCCAGGTCGCTCGAGGCCGCCATACAAAG GTATGGCTCGGCATCGTATAAGGCGCCAGTTGCAACAGTTCTCGATCCAAACGGCAAGCTTTGCGTAACGCTCACGTATGGAAAGCTTCTGAGTCGTTCTCATAAAATAGCCTACACGCTGTTGAACAAGGCTCTAAGTCGCGGCGGGGATTGTTGTTTGAAACCTGGCGATCGGATCGCCCTGGTTTACCCAAACAACGATCCCATTAGCTTCATGTGCGCATTTTACGGTTGCCTTCAAGCCGGCATTGTGCCTGTGCCGATCGAAGTCCCTTTGACGCGCCGAGACGCAGGCTCCCAGCAAATCGGGTTTCTTTTGGGCAGCTGTGGAATTCAG GTGGCATTAACCAGCGAAGCCTGTCTGAAAGGTCTGCCAAAAACGGCGGCTGGCGAGGTAGTGGCATTCAAAGGTTGGCCAAAGCTTCACTGGTTCGTTACGGAACATCTGGGCAAAACGCCGAAAGATTGGCTGCCACCGCCGCGATTAACCGACGACACTCCGGCGTACATCGAGTACACCACGGACAAGGACGGGTCGGTGATGGGAGTGACGGTGACGAGATCGGCGATGCTGGCACATTGTCGAGCTCTGACGCAAGCCTGCGGCTACACGGAGGGAGAGAACGCCGTCTGCGTTTTAGACTTCAAACGAGAGGTTGGCCTGTGGCACAGCACCCTCACCAGCGTTCTAAACGGGATGCACGTGATCTTTATTCCGTACGCTCTGATGAAAGTAAATCCCGCGAGCTGGATGCAAATGATCACCAAGCATCGTGCCAGCGTGGCTGTGGTGAAATCGCGAGACCTGCACTGGGGTCTTCTTGCCACGAAAGATCACAAGGACATTTCCTTGTCGTCACTGAGATTGTTGTTGGTCGCGGACGGTGCCAATCCCTGGTCACTTTCTTCCTGCGACCAATTCCTTTCGGTATTTCAATCTAAAGGCCTGCGGCCTGATGCCGTGTGTCCGTGCGCGTCCTCCAGCGAAGCTCTCACCGTATCGGTGAGAAGACCAGGCCGTGCTGGAGTAAACGCCACTGGACGAGGCGTGCTCTCTATGTCTGGTCTGAGTTACGGCGTTGTCAGAGTCGATCAAGAGAATTCTCTCACTTCCTTGACTCTTCAAGATTGCGGCCAAGTGATGCCCGGAA GTATCGTTGTTGTGATCAAGATGGAAGGACAACCGTTCATCTGTAAAACCGACGAAGTAGGCGAGATCTGCGTGCATAGTTCGGCAACTGGAAACCAATATTGGGGACTACAGGGACTGACGAATAATACGTTTAAAGTCTGCCCGCTTCAAGCCGATGGAAGTCCGCTGGGTGACGTAGAATACACCCGTTCTGGTCTATTGGGTTTTCTGGGTCCTGGTGGTCTTGTGTTCGTTTGCGGTTCGCGCGATGGTCTTATGACGGTCACGGGAAGGAAACATAACGCCGACGATATCATTGCTACTGTGTTAGCCGTTGAACCCATGAAGTTCATTTATCGTGGAAGAATAGCCGTTTTCAGCGTACGCGTGCTCAGGGACGAGCGAATATGCGTCGTTGCAGAACAAAGACCCGACTGCAGCGAAGAGGAA AGTTTCCAATGGATGTCCCGAGTGCTTCAAGCGGTAGATTCCATTCACGCTGTTGGAATATATTGTCTGGCGTTGGTTCCGCCAAATTACCTTCCGAAAACACCGCTGGGCGGTATTCATTTGTCGGAAACGAAACGACGTTTCCTAGAGGGTACTCTGCACCCGGCTAACGTTCTTCTTTGTCCGCACACTTGTGTTACCAATCTACCGAAACCACGCGAAGTCCATTCAG CGGGGGATTCTGTTGCAGACGTTGGTCCGGCCAGTGTCATGGTGGGCAACATTGTTCAGGGTAATAGACTAGCTTCGGCTCAAGGACGAGACATGGGTGTCCTAGACGAGGATAGTGATAATGCTAAAAAG TATCAATTTATTTCGGAAATACTTCGATGGCGTGCTGTCAGTACCTCTGACCATGTTATTTTCACGTCGCTGAATGCAAAAGGAGCCGTAGCAACTTCCTTGTCATGCTCTCAGTTGCACAAGAAAGCCGAGCGGATCGGCAATTTGTTGTTAGATCGTGGACGGATCAATACCGGAGATCACGTGGCATTAATATTTCCTCCTGGTACTGACTTGATATGCGCGTTTTATGGTTGCCTGTATGTTGGCGCCGTGCCAGTTACGATTAGGCCACCTCACCCGCAAAACCTCCAAACCACTTTACCAACCGTTCGCATGATCGTGGACGTCAGTAAGTCTGTGCTCGTGCTCACGAATCAAAATATCCTGAAACTGTTGAAAACAAAG GAAGCGAATAATGTTGTCGACATTAAGAGTTGGCCGACGATTCTCGATATGGACGACATGCCAAAGAAGAAGCTACCTGTTATGTACCGAGCGCCCACAGCGGAGATGCTGGCTTATTTGGACTTTAGCGTCTCGACAACAGGGATGCTTGCAGGAATTAAAATGTCCCACGCAGCGGTGACGTCTCTTTGTCGTGCCATGAAACTTGCCTGCGAATTGTATCCATCTAGACACATCGCTCTATGCTTGGATCCCTACTCTGGTTTAGGATTCGCTCTTTGGTGTTTGAGCAGTATATACAGCGGTCATCATTCCATACTTATACCACCGTCGGAG GTGGAAGCCAATCCGGCATTGTGGCTATCGGCAGTTAGTCAATCCAGAGTAAGAGATACGTTCTGTTCTTACGGTGTGATGGAATTGTGCACGAAAGGTCTCGGTTCTTCTGTTCATGCTCTAAAAGCGAGAGGCGTTAGTTTGGCCTGTGTTAGAACGTGCGTCGTTGTCGCTGAAGAAAGACCGCGAATCGCACTTACTACGAGCTTCAGTAAACTCTTCTCCGCTTTGGGTCTGAGTCCCCGTGCCGTCTCGACCTCGTTCGGATGTAGAGTAAACACCGCTATTTGCTTACAG GGTGCATCGAGCCCAGAACCTTCTACGGTATACGTTGATCTCCGCGCATTGCGCAACGACCGAGTATCTCTGGTTGAAAGAGGTAGTCCGCACTCTTTGTGCCTGATGGAATCAGGCAAATTATTACCAGGAGTGAAAGTAATCATTGCCAATCCAGAAACGAAAGGACAATGCGGAGATTCTCATTTAGGCGAAATTTGGGTGCAGTCTGCTCACAATGCCAGCGGCTATTTCACGATATATGGCGACGAGAGCGATTACGCGGATCATTTTAACGCTCGCCTCGTAACAGGAAACACGAATGAAGTTTACGCCAGAACTGGTTATCTTGGTTTCCTAAGACGTACCGAAAGCGTTCAACAGTCGGTTATCAGTGACATTCCCGGTGACACATCTACCGAGGCGGATCTGGTTCCTGGTGATTCTGAGTTGCACGATGCTGTGTTCGTGGTTGGCGCCCTCGACGAAGCCATTTTACTTAGAGGAATGCGATATCACCCGATCGATATCGAAAACAGCGTAATGAGGTGTCATAAGAAAATAGCAGAATG TGCCGTATTCACATGGACCAACCTCCTAGTAGTAGTGGTGGAACTCGACGGAAGTGAAAGCGAAGCTTTAGATCTCGTGGCATTAGTTACCAGCGCTGTACTAGAAGAACATCATCTGGTAGTCGGTGTGGTAGTCGTAGTAGATCCCGGAGTAGTTCCAATAAATTCGCGTGGCGAGAAGCAACGAATGCACTTGCGTGATGGTTTCCTAGCGGACCAGCTCGATCCGATTTACGTAGCGTATAACATGTGA